The Fulvia fulva chromosome 1, complete sequence region ACTGCTCGGTGGGTTTCTTGAGGTCCCATGAATTCCAGTAATCCAATGCCGCCGCAGCTAGCTCCTCGTTGCCAAGGATTTTGTCAATGTTATCGCTTCCCAAGTGATCCGAGAGGTTGTCGAATCTGTTGTCGTCCGCTACTCTTCCAAGAATGCTGAAGAGTGAGTCTGACGGCTGCTTCGCAGGCTTAGTGTACTTTGGATCATCCAACAACACATGCCAGTCGTTGTAGAAGCATGCAGCAAGACCAAGAGCCTCGATTACAACGGTCCGCGATGAAAGCTCGTAGCCGTATCCGAGGTGGATCAAAGGGTGTGCTAGGCCAGAGATCAAGTTGTTGACCAACGGTTCCTGACCCGACAGGAGAAATTCATCGAGCAGCGCTCGCCAGTCATAGCCATGCTGCACAAGCTGGTCCTCGAAGAAGTCGATGAAGGCTCGCTGATATCTGCCAACGCAAGGTAAGCGATCTAGCTCAACATCTCAGCTCGTATGTACCACGCACTCTCTCTTTCCCAAGTAGTCCCTCCAATCGTGCTTCGCGATCTCGCCGGGACTATCGTGCCACGGCTCTAAGTTCTTGCCTTCCACCTCGTAAATGTGATTGAGCTGGTCTGCATCTGCTCCCAGGATGTACGCCGAGCCGAGGAGGTGTGGCGTGTGATTGTGGAAACGCAGTTTGTTGTAGATGATGCTGTGGTTAATGTGGTTCGCTTTGAGCAGGTGCTTCAGCGTACGAGCTCGTTTCTCGGGACGCTCTTCGACGTCGTGTATCTCAGGCTTGGGGATGTGGACGCCGCTCCGGAAGAGGTTGCCGAACGATGGCAGCGACGGCAGCTTGAACTGAAGCATCTTCGTCGTCTACAGCGTTAGAGCCTCCGAAGCATGAAGAGTATCGCGATGGGACTACGGACACGAGAGCACACTGCTGACGGCCTTCTCACCTTCTGTGAGCAGCTCTCGCTATCGCTTTGACGTATTGCACTCGCCCATCCTAGCACATGCATCTTTGTTTAGCAGCCACGCGTGAGTACCCCGCGATGCGCACGTGATCGGCCATCTTTCCTTCTCTTTCAGGGTCGGTATGCGAAAGATACTACTGGCAACCTCAACCATTTCGGTCGTCGATTGTCTGCGAGGAAGCCTGCCACTACATGTACCTGCTACACTCGTTTCGCTCCTCGTCGCCGACGGCAGTCTCGTCTACGTCGTAGGGAAGCAACGACGATCGACTTCTGGTCGTTTGCCAGGCAGCAGCGAGTCCAGCGAAACCGAGGCTGGATCACGGCCAACGTCGGCCAGAAACCATGAATTGATGCTGACTGCAACGAGGGATCATCGCGACAGGCAGCAGGCGGCTACCATCCTATCTCAGGGGAAGTTTCTACTTGGCGTGTGATGAGGCTCTACTATACTGCCTGGAAGCACTTGCGCTGCGGTGTACCGTTGGCAGGTCCCGCAATTTCGCGCACGAGCTCGCCGTCTCACTGCCGTGATGTGTTCACAGCCTCAGCATTCGTTTCGGAGCTGGTCGGACTGTGCAAGTGTGGCCCCGGCCGCATCTGGTGACTGACTGCGACCTGTGGCTGTGGTCCTGAGCCCAGGCTCTCGCAAATCTTGCTTGCCGTGGCACATGACTGTGAAACGCCGGTTGTAGAATCTGAGAGGAAGCCTCAGGCATATCGAAACATGTGACACGAGAGGATTGCTGACCTCTGGCTTCAAGTCCGCAAGGTAAACGACATGGAGCCTGGAGGAGTGATGAAATAATCGTGGCGCTCCCGCAAACGTCTGACCAGTAGTAGCAGTTTGACAACATGCTTTCCCGCTTGCCCGCTTCCGGTACCACTCTAAGCGTTAGCTCGTGGCTGGGATGCTGTAGTGACGATGTGCTCGTGTCGGCTCAAGTGATCGGAACGAGAGGGTGCAGTTCGGCAGGTGGCGAGTCTAAGCGCATGGGGCTGGCGACGACCTATGACTGTGCTGGAGCGTGAGTAACAGACGGTCGCCTCCCCCATCAAAGCACACCTCTTCGACGTGAGCTGCACAAGATTCCTTTTATTACACACCGCAAACATGGCATGCGCAACACCCCCCCCACCACAGAGGTGTTAGGTCAGATTCTCCTTGTATCGCATCACTCGACGTGGATGCTTGTGAGAGCCTGCCGAACACCAACCTGCTCCCGCATCTCGCTGGGCCTTTGCGCTTCTGCCTTGTCTTTGTTAGTCACCATATCGCCACCACTTGCAAGACTCATCGCCACCGCGCTTGTTTCTTGCCTTGAGCCCGACTCATATCTTCACCCCAACCACGCACTCCTTTCGCCTGCGAGGACGGACTGCTTCGCCGGACTTACTTTGACGCCTTCAGCAGCGCTTACTGGACCTTCGCGATACTATCCTGAGCGAGCCTGATCACGACCTTACTCATACCACCACCTTTACTGTAACCGACAACACACCTTGCGACTCACCGCGCGACTACAGTGACTCGACTTCACTCCACTCAACCTTTCGGAACGACACGACGTAGCAGCTTTCACTAGCCTCTCTACTCGAATCGATCCCGGAACAGTCAGAATGGTCCTCTCTATGATTTACCAACACTTCTCTACCAGCGGCCCAGTCATTTCCAAGTCCAACAAGTCTACCGGTTCACCAGTGCAGAGCTCAGAGTTGTAGATACAACTCGACCTGCAATTCAGCTTCATCGGACCTCTCAACTCTGAAGAGCACCATCAGAACGCAATCGAACAAAACGGAAGAGCAAGATTAGACTATTGGAATACTGGGCCTGTTGCGTAGAGTACTGAAAGAGCATCGGTACTGTTGCTGAGGTGGAACGTTGCATCGGCAACACCTCGACGACTCACACCTCTATCCCGTCGACTGTTACATGTCGGTGTGGTCGTTGTAACATTTGCCGTCTTTCAGCATCGGAAGGCGTACTGGGTTGCTATCACGAGCCATCATTTTCTATCGGACATATCGATCACAACATCTTACACAGAATGACCTTGGAGGCCAGCGAACACAGCTCGGACGATCATGCGTCCTCTTACGGGAACTACGAACCGTATGAGGCCTCAGTCGCCTCGACAGCACCTTCATCGCAGGCTTCTGTCTTTTCAGACACCCTCTCTGCACAGAGCTCTATAGCGACTTCAATATCGGACGACTTTCGAAGTAGCCAGGAGGATGCGCGTGAACAGGACAGGATCTGCGCAGCCGCGCAGCTGCAGTATCAGGTGCAGAACAACAAGCTGCCAGAGCATTCGTCGCTTCCCGTTGGAGGCACGAAAGTATGCGCACCATTCCCATCGTATGCGGATGTAACATCTGTGCCAGCATCGTACACTGTGCATCCACGAAGAGGCTCACTCACGAGGAGCCAAAAGCCGCCGCTACTTATCCGTCAACGAGAACGGAAGAACCACTTCGTTGACAACCTTGTCGGTAAGCATTATGCATCCATGTTCTAGTACCAAGATGGTCGCTAAGATTGTTCGTTGCAAAGACTCTGCCACACAAATGGTCGAAGTCATTTGGCCGTTATCAGTCGTACCTTGCAGAAGTGAAGGCGGCGGACGTGGCGTGTTGCCGCTTCGCACCTACATTGAAGAGACATTGAAGCGCTCGCGCACCAGCTACTCCACATTGCAGGTCGCGCTCTACTATCTCATACTAATCAGGCCCCACGTGCCCAAGACGGACTTTACCCTGGAGCAAACCGTGGACTGCCCCGCCGACAGATCCCTGATGTGCGGCCGACGCATGTTCCTGGCTGCACTCATACTTGCGTCCAAGTACTTACAGGATCGCAACTACTCTGCGAAAGCATGGAGCAAAATGTCAGGCTTGAAAGTATGCGAAATCAACATGAACGAGCGAATGTACCTGAGCAAGATCAACTGGAAGCTCCATATCTCGCAGGCAACCTTCGAGAAATGGCAGGAGCTTGTACTCAGGTTCTCCCCAACGCCATCCTCGCCCGGCGGCGGTGCGACTGTCAATACTTGGAAGCAGATTGTACCCATTCTCACACCCGAGCTGGACACCTTCACAACCAGCAGACCCGCATGCCCAGCACTTGCACCGCGAGCTGAACTGTGTGACTTGTCGTCTTCAACAACCCCGACCCCGACCAAGTATCTAGGTCATGCACATATCGACTCGGCCTCACACGAGAGCACACCTACGCCCTCCACGATCCTGCCACGGTTCTTGGAGCCGAGACCTGACATCCATCCACCAACGCCAGCCCTCGCTCGCATGGGTCCTCTACCCACGCCGAACATGACACCGTCGACCGTCGCCTCAAACACTCCTGCAGCGAGTGTATGCGGCTCCCGACGGCCATCCATGTGCTCTGCAATGGCTACGGCTCAGAAGAGTCAATTGAGCAGATGCTCTATCGATGCCTATCCGGCCCATCACGAAGCTCGTGCATTGTCACGACGACCTTCGATCATGAGCATGACATCGTATGGTTCCTCGCCAGAATCGATGATGACAGATCGCTCGCGATCATCGCGCTCGTCGTCCATCTCTTCCATCTCCACTGTCTCGACAACTGCGTCGCTGGCGCCACAGCGAGCCTGTTTGGCTCGCCAGGCGACTTGTCGCAACGTCAGACTGCCGCCACTTAGGCTGGTCAAGGAAGAGAAGGAAGGAATCTGCACGAAGCCCATCGTTATCGACGATGATGTGGAGATGGTCTCTAGCCCAGTCATGGCAGACTTCCCCGTCAGCGAGAAGGTGTCGCGGCACAGTCGAGCATCGAAGAACATGCCGGTGGCAGCATCGGCAACCTCATCCAGTGAGAAAAGCCGAAAGCGTGGTC contains the following coding sequences:
- a CDS encoding Questin oxidase — encoded protein: MLQFKLPSLPSFGNLFRSGVHIPKPEIHDVEERPEKRARTLKHLLKANHINHSIIYNKLRFHNHTPHLLGSAYILGADADQLNHIYEVEGKNLEPWHDSPGEIAKHDWRDYLGKREYQRAFIDFFEDQLVQHGYDWRALLDEFLLSGQEPLVNNLISGLAHPLIHLGYGYELSSRTVVIEALGLAACFYNDWHVLLDDPKYTKPAKQPSDSLFSILGRVADDNRFDNLSDHLGSDNIDKILGNEELAAAALDYWNSWDLKKPTEQFAESQKLAVALLVAAQSSSDKRYDFFAVHLLTSSHAVRTLIPLLPNKYHLPLVRQWWLFTLLVYIAQLRPKIDIDKIKLVDLDGRDWKYVSEKALKGSYHTDAHYVKSLRCMHEASKTWGDANQFYLKAAVKLAEEFDGWGGFGPVEMEEEADAREITANNERRSMSGHQPDD
- a CDS encoding G1/S-specific cyclin pas1 encodes the protein MTLEASEHSSDDHASSYGNYEPYEASVASTAPSSQASVFSDTLSAQSSIATSISDDFRSSQEDAREQDRICAAAQLQYQVQNNKLPEHSSLPVGGTKVCAPFPSYADVTSVPASYTVHPRRGSLTRSQKPPLLIRQRERKNHFVDNLVDSATQMVEVIWPLSVVPCRSEGGGRGVLPLRTYIEETLKRSRTSYSTLQVALYYLILIRPHVPKTDFTLEQTVDCPADRSLMCGRRMFLAALILASKYLQDRNYSAKAWSKMSGLKVCEINMNERMYLSKINWKLHISQATFEKWQELVLRFSPTPSSPGGGATVNTWKQIVPILTPELDTFTTSRPACPALAPRAELCDLSSSTTPTPTKYLGHAHIDSASHESTPTPSTILPRFLEPRPDIHPPTPALARMGPLPTPNMTPSTVASNTPAASVCGSRRPSMCSAMATAQKSQLSRCSIDAYPAHHEARALSRRPSIMSMTSYGSSPESMMTDRSRSSRSSSISSISTVSTTASLAPQRACLARQATCRNVRLPPLRLVKEEKEGICTKPIVIDDDVEMVSSPVMADFPVSEKVSRHSRASKNMPVAASATSSSEKSRKRGRAHGNRRSELQEEVRYLLEESFEDEMDLDDTIVSSPEAATYASNMLSHDYSTKQVQHPVMYARRESKRVPVQKNDGRKRFCGSTSVMSISPVPLYGEVV